One part of the Lycium ferocissimum isolate CSIRO_LF1 chromosome 8, AGI_CSIRO_Lferr_CH_V1, whole genome shotgun sequence genome encodes these proteins:
- the LOC132068174 gene encoding histone H4-like encodes MSGRGKGGKGLGKGGAKRHRKVLRDNIQGITKPAIRRLARRGGVKRISGLIYEETRGVLKIFLENVIRDAVTYTEHARRKTVTAMDVVYSLKRQGRTLYGFGG; translated from the coding sequence ATGTCTGGCCGTGGTAAAGGAGGAAAGGGTTTAGGAAAGGGAGGAGCAAAACGACACCGTAAAGTTCTAAGAGATAACATTCAGGGAATAACTAAGCCAGCAATAAGGAGATTAGCGAGAAGAGGTGGAGTGAAGAGAATAAGTGGGTTGATATATGAAGAGACACGTGGCGTGCTGAAGATATTCTTGGAGAATGTGATACGTGATGCTGTTACCTACACTGAGCATGCTAGGAGAAAGACCGTTACTGCTATGGATGTTGTTTACTCCTTGAAGAGACAAGGAAGAACCCTTTATGGTTTCGGTGGTTGA
- the LOC132068175 gene encoding histone H4-like, translating to MSGRGKGGKGLGKGGAKRHRKVLRDNIQGITKPAIRRLARRGGVKRISGLIYEETRGVLKIFLENVIRDAVTYTEHARRKTVTAMDVVYSLKRQGRTLYGFGG from the coding sequence ATGTCTGGCCGTGGAAAGGGAGGCAAGGGTTTAGGAAAAGGAGGAGCAAAACGACACCGTAAAGTTCTAAGAGATAACATTCAGGGAATAACTAAGCCAGCAATAAGGAGGTTAGCGAGAAGAGGTGGAGTGAAGAGGATAAGTGGGTTGATATATGAGGAGACACGTGGAGTGTTGAAGATATTCTTGGAGAATGTGATACGTGATGCTGTTACCTACACTGAGCATGCTAGGAGAAAGACTGTTACTGCTATGGACGTTGTTTATTCCTTGAAGAGACAAGGAAGAACTCTCTATGGGTTTGGTGGTTAA
- the LOC132068177 gene encoding ACT domain-containing protein ACR9-like produces the protein MGVAWDDVVLIEHAVKTGDPTVITINCPDKTGLGCDLCRIVLEFGLYVTRGDFATDGKWCYIVLWVVPRPSSLKVDWGSLKNRLVSTCPSCMISFYLSQQSTASPPPTVYLLKVFCLDRKGLLHDVTKILCELELTIQRVKVMTTPDDKVLDLFFITDSMDLLHTKQRRDETCEHLSDVLGEYCISCELQLSGTECEVQQGCPSLPQEVAEELFSCELSKEAVPMSSASDTAKLKKATITVDNLLSPGHTLLQIQCVDQKGLIYDILRTSKDCDIQIAFGRIQSTAKGYRTIDLFIQRTDGKKIIDDENIKYLCSRLKEEMLHPLRVTVASRGPDTELLVANPVELSGKGRPRVFYDVTFALKKLGICIFSAAIARHSTAERQWEVYRFRLDERPEYPLASRRARTEIVDRVKKTLMGW, from the exons ATGGGTGTTGCATGGGACGATGTTGTTTTGATTGAACATGCTGTGAAAACGGGTGACCCGACTGTTATAACCATAAATTGCCCCGATAAAACTGGGCTTGGATGTGATTTATGTAgaattgttcttgaatttggactTTATGTTACTCGTGGAG ATTTTGCCACCGATGGGAAATGGTGTTACATAGTACTATGGGTTGTCCCACGTCCAAGCTCGCTAAAGGTTGATTGGGGAAGCTTGAAAAATAGGCTTGTGTCTACATGCCCCTCATGCATGATTTCGTTTTACCTAAGCCAACAATCTACCGCTTCTCCACCTCCTACAGTTTACCTATTGAAGGTGTTTTGCCTAGACAGGAAAGGGTTGCTACATG ATGTTACTAAGATCCTTTGCGAGCTTGAGCTAACAATTCAAAGAGTAAAAGTTATGACAACACCGGACGACAAAGTTTTGGATCTCTTCTTCATAACAGATAGCAT GGACTTGTTGCACACGAAACAAAGACGAGATGAGACATGTGAACATCTAAGCGATGTTTTGGGAGAATATTGCATTAGCTGTGAACTTCAGTTGTCGGGGACTGAATGTGAAGTTCAGCAAGGATGCCCTTCTCTTCCACAAGAAGTTGCAGAAGAATTGTTTAGTTGTGAATTGTCCAAGGAAGCAGTTCCCATGTCATCTGCTTCTGATACggcaaaattaaagaaggcAACCATCACTGTGGATAACTTATTGAGCCCCGGCCATACGTTGCTTCAAATACAATGTGTTGATCAAAAGGGCCTCATCTATGACATTTTGAGGACTTCAAAGGACTGTGATATTCAG ATTGCTTTTGGAAGAATCCAGTCTACCGCCAAGGGTTATCGCACTATAGACCTATTTATCCAGAGAACAGATGGGAAAAAGATTATCGATGATGAGAACATAAAATATTTGTGTTCTCGCTTGAAGGAAGAGATGCTTCATCCACTTCGAGTCACTGTTGCTAGTCGTGGCCCAGATACAGAACTACTGGTTGCCAATCCTGTTGAGTTATCTGGAAAGGGAAGGCCGCGTGTTTTCTATGATGTCACATTTGCCTTAAAAAAGCTCGGAATCTGTATTTTCTCT GCCGCAATTGCAAGGCATTCAACAGCAGAGCGGCAGTGGGAAGTCTATAGGTTCCGTTTGGATGAAAGGCCAGAGTATCCGTTAGCCAGCAGGCGAGCTAGAACCGAAATCGTGGATAGAGTGAAAAAAACACTAATGGGCTGGTGA
- the LOC132068178 gene encoding amino acid permease 6-like has protein sequence MTPEFQKNTMYVPTELENGDVQENFDDDGREKRTGTLLTASAHIITAVIGSGVLSLAWAIAQLGWVVGPVVLFAFSFITYFTSTLLADCYRSPGPVAGERNYTYMDVVRSHLGGVKVTLCGIAQYANLIGVTIGYTITTSISMVAVKRSNCFHKNGHEGSCSIDNYPYMIIFAVIQIILSQLPNFHKLSWLSILAAVMSFAYASIGLGLSIAKVAGVGHHVKTSLTGVVVGVDVSESEKVWKSFQAIGDIAFAYAYSTVLIEIQDTLRSSPPESKVMKRASLAGVSTTTLFYILCGTIGYAAFGNKAPGNFLTGFGFYEPFWLIDFANVCIAIHLIGAYQVFCQPLYGFVEARCSQRWPDNKFINSEHVVQVPCCGAYNVNLFRLVWRTTYVVVTTVIAMIFPFFNDFLGLIGAASFYPLTVYFPIEMHIAQRKIPKYSFKWLWLKILSWTCLIVSLVAAAGSIKGLATDVKHYKPFSTQQ, from the coding sequence ATGACGCCTGAGTTTCAAAAGAACACCATGTACGTGCCAACAGAGCTCGAAAATGGAGACGTTCAAGAAAACTTTGATGATGATGGACGGGAAAAAAGAACAGGGACTTTATTGACTGCGAGTGCACATATTATTACTGCTGTGATTGGTTCTGGAGTGCTATCTCTAGCATGGGCAATAGCTCAATTAGGATGGGTGGTTGGTCCTGTTGTTCTCTTTGCTTTTTCGTTCATCACttacttcacttctacactTCTTGCTGATTGTTACCGCTCTCCGGGGCCTGTTGCTGGCGAGAGAAACTATACTTACATGGACGTCGTCCGATCTCACTTAGGAGGTGTGAAGGTGACACTCTGTGGAATTGCTCAATATGCTAACCTCATCGGAGTTACCATTGGATACACAATAACAACATCTATAAGTATGGTGGCGGTAAAGAGGTCAAATTGTTTTCACAAAAATGGCCACGAAGGTAGCTGCTCAATTGACAACTATCCATATATGATCATATTTGCAGTGATTCAAATAATTCTTAGCCAATTACCAAACTTCCACAAGTTGTCATGGCTATCAATTCTTGCTGCTGTTATGTCTTTTGCTTACGCTTCTATTGGTCTTGGTCTCTCCATAGCAAAAGTTGCAGGTGTTGGGCACCATGTAAAGACAAGCCTAACAGGGGTGGTAGTTGGGGTGGATGTATCTGAATCAGAGAAAGTATGGAAAAGCTTCCAAGCCATTGGAGATATTGCATTTGCCTATGCTTATTCCACCGTTCTCATTGAAATACAGGATACACTTAGATCATCACCACCAGAAAGCAAGGTAATGAAGAGAGCATCACTAGCTGGAGTTTCCACCACAACCTTGTTCTATATACTATGTGGTACCATTGGCTATGCAGCCTTTGGAAACAAAGCTCCAGGAAATTTCCTCACCGGTTTTGGTTTCTATGAACCCTTTTGGCTTATTGACTTCGCCAACGTCTGCATTGCCATCCACCTTATCGGAGCTTACCAGGTTTTCTGCCAACCATTATATGGGTTTGTGGAGGCTCGATGCAGCCAGCGATGGCCAGACAACAAATTTATCAACTCTGAGCATGTTGTGCAAGTTCCATGCTGTGGCGCTTACAACGTCAACTTGTTCAGGTTGGTGTGGAGAACAACATATGTTGTAGTGACAACCGTGATTGCCATGATATTCCCCTTCTTCAATGACTTCTTGGGTTTAATCGGGGCAGCATCGTTCTATCCATTAACTGTCTACTTCCCAATAGAGATGCACATTGCCCAGAGAAAGATACCGAAGTATTCTTTCAAATGGCTATGGCTGAAAATACTGAGCTGGACTTGCCTCATCGTATCACTTGTTGCAGCTGCTGGATCTATCAAGGGTCTTGCCACTGATGTCAAGCATTACAAGCCTTTCTCAACACAACAATAA
- the LOC132068180 gene encoding histone H4-like: MSGRGKGGKGLGKGGAKRHRKVLRDNIQGITKPAIRRLARRGGVKRISGLIYEETRGVLKIFLENVIRDAVTYTEHARRKTVTAMDVVYSLKRQGRTLYGFGG; encoded by the coding sequence atGTCCGGACGTGGAAAGGGAGGCAAGGGTTTAGGTAAAGGAGGAGCAAAACGACACCGTAAAGTTCTTCGAGATAACATTCAGGGAATTACTAAGCCAGCAATAAGGAGATTAGCGAGAAGAGGTGGAGTGAAGAGAATAAGTGGGTTGATATATGAGGAGACACGTGGAGTGTTGAAGATATTCTTGGAGAATGTGATACGTGATGCTGTTACGTACACTGAGCATGCTAGGAGAAAGACTGTTACTGCTATGGATGTTGTTTATTCCTTGAAAAGACAAGGAAGAACCCTTTATGGATTTGGTGGTTGA
- the LOC132068179 gene encoding histone H4-like, translated as MSGRGKGGKGLGKGGAKRHRKVLRDNIQGITKPAIRRLARRGGVKRISGLIYEETRGVLKIFLENVIRDAVTYTEHARRKTVTAMDVVYSLKRQGRTLYGFGG; from the coding sequence ATGTCTGGACGTGGTAAAGGAGGAAAGGGTTTAGGAAAGGGAGGAGCAAAACGACACCGTAAAGTTCTTCGAGATAACATTCAGGGAATTACTAAGCCAGCAATAAGGAGATTAGCGAGAAGAGGTGGAGTGAAGAGAATAAGTGGGTTGATATATGAGGAGACACGTGGCGTGTTGAAGATATTCTTGGAGAATGTGATACGTGATGCTGTTACCTACACTGAGCATGCTAGAAGAAAGACTGTTACTGCTATGGATGTTGTTTATTCCTTGAAGAGACAAGGAAGAACCCTTTATGGATTTGGCGgttaa